In Streptomyces sp. NBC_01707, a genomic segment contains:
- a CDS encoding MerR family transcriptional regulator, giving the protein MTADDSFGRLDDDDYPAYTMGRAAEMLGATQGFLRAIGEARLITPLRSEGGHRRYSRYQLRIAARARELVDQGTPIEAACRIVILEDQLEEAQRINAEYRRAAEASGPPAA; this is encoded by the coding sequence ATGACAGCAGACGACTCGTTCGGCCGTCTCGACGACGACGACTACCCCGCCTACACCATGGGTCGGGCCGCCGAGATGCTCGGCGCCACCCAGGGCTTCCTCCGCGCCATCGGCGAAGCCCGCCTGATCACCCCGCTGCGCTCCGAGGGCGGACACCGCCGCTACTCCCGTTACCAACTGCGCATCGCCGCCCGCGCCCGGGAGCTCGTCGACCAGGGCACTCCCATCGAGGCCGCGTGCCGGATCGTCATCCTCGAAGACCAGCTCGAAGAAGCCCAGCGCATCAACGCCGAATACCGCCGTGCCGCAGAAGCGTCCGGTCCGCCCGCGGCCTGA
- a CDS encoding SpoIIE family protein phosphatase: MHGLVMGLVSFYRDRSRPDPFDEEDLALATQLASRTALCIDNARRFTREHAIATTLQLSLLPHAPPTTSAVDSSHCYFPGRYGAHWFDVIPLACARVALVIGFVPGEGLDASATMGRLRSAAATLAGLELPPDELLVHLDDVVQRMAHERSADPRTLHQARPPLTANCVYAAYDPVTRRCAVAAAGQDGPLLTHPNGTVTEFGVPRGAPLSHGAPYEMSERELPEGTLLTFYSDSVSGRYPSEADERLSRIREAVARPVAPAEVCDTIAYTVLRKPFQDGAALLVARTHSLAPARVGSWIFPAEAQSVSDARHAARECLTRWDLDDHIPTTDLIVSELATNVIRHAQGPIRLRLILDRALSTEVSDDADTVPHLRHARLQDEGGRGLFIVASLAQHWGTRYEETGKTIWAEQDPAAG, from the coding sequence GTGCACGGGCTGGTCATGGGCCTGGTCAGCTTCTACCGTGACCGCTCCCGTCCCGACCCCTTTGACGAGGAGGACCTCGCACTGGCCACCCAGCTGGCCAGCCGCACCGCGCTGTGCATCGACAACGCCCGGCGCTTCACCCGCGAGCACGCCATCGCGACCACCCTGCAACTGAGCCTCCTCCCTCACGCGCCCCCCACCACCTCGGCCGTGGACTCCTCGCACTGCTACTTCCCTGGCCGGTACGGCGCGCACTGGTTCGACGTCATCCCACTCGCGTGTGCGCGCGTCGCCCTCGTCATCGGCTTCGTCCCCGGCGAGGGCCTCGATGCCTCCGCCACGATGGGTCGGCTGCGAAGCGCCGCCGCCACGCTCGCCGGCCTGGAGCTGCCCCCGGACGAACTGCTCGTCCACCTCGACGACGTGGTCCAGCGGATGGCGCACGAGCGCAGCGCCGACCCACGGACTCTCCACCAGGCCAGGCCGCCGCTCACCGCCAACTGCGTGTACGCGGCGTACGATCCGGTTACCCGGCGTTGCGCCGTCGCCGCAGCAGGGCAGGACGGTCCGCTGCTCACCCATCCCAACGGAACCGTCACCGAGTTCGGGGTTCCTCGAGGAGCGCCCCTGAGCCACGGAGCCCCGTACGAGATGAGCGAACGCGAACTGCCGGAGGGCACTCTGCTGACCTTCTACTCCGACAGCGTCTCCGGACGCTACCCCTCGGAGGCCGACGAGCGCCTAAGCCGGATCCGCGAAGCGGTGGCGCGCCCGGTCGCCCCCGCAGAGGTGTGCGACACCATCGCCTACACGGTGCTGCGCAAGCCCTTCCAGGACGGAGCGGCCCTGCTGGTGGCCAGGACCCACAGCCTCGCCCCCGCGCGCGTCGGCAGCTGGATCTTCCCGGCCGAGGCCCAATCGGTGAGCGACGCCCGGCACGCGGCCCGCGAGTGCCTGACGCGATGGGACCTGGACGACCACATCCCCACCACGGACCTCATCGTCAGCGAACTGGCCACCAACGTCATCCGCCACGCCCAGGGGCCCATCAGGCTGCGCCTCATCCTGGACCGCGCCTTGTCCACGGAGGTCTCCGATGATGCTGACACGGTTCCGCACCTGCGCCACGCCCGGCTTCAGGACGAAGGGGGCCGCGGGCTGTTCATCGTCGCTTCCCTCGCCCAGCACTGGGGCACGCGCTACGAGGAGACCGGCAAGACGATCTGGGCCGAGCAGGACCCGGCGGCCGGGTGA
- a CDS encoding PAS domain-containing protein — MSPGRGEWFEKALFEQAEAGLEVYDTDLLVLRANPAALGMRGLPRSSVVGTPLADLDTGIPMSAVIREALGSDTVRDQHVVGYTGADPEHRHDYSVTGYRLQDGSHRIVGAAGMIHDVSVSMKNRRGLELLSTARARIGNTLDSLRTAQELAEVVFPEFADAVAVDLLESVLTGDAPLSPVRSSLPMRRAAFRAREGQYGAYPVGAASYYAFPTPYTQALADLRPRLVDPVNKAGAWLAHDPARAEYIARAGIHSLIVAPRARAGHGPGQLLP; from the coding sequence ATGAGCCCCGGCCGCGGGGAATGGTTCGAGAAGGCCCTGTTCGAGCAGGCCGAGGCGGGGCTCGAGGTCTACGACACGGACCTGCTGGTGCTGCGGGCCAATCCCGCGGCGCTGGGCATGCGTGGCCTTCCTCGCAGCTCGGTGGTAGGCACCCCCCTTGCAGACCTGGACACCGGCATCCCGATGTCGGCGGTGATCCGTGAGGCACTGGGGAGCGATACCGTCCGCGACCAGCACGTCGTCGGATACACGGGGGCCGACCCCGAGCACCGGCACGACTACTCGGTGACCGGCTACCGGCTGCAGGACGGCTCCCACCGAATCGTCGGCGCCGCGGGAATGATCCACGACGTCTCCGTCTCCATGAAGAACCGCCGGGGGCTGGAACTGCTGAGCACCGCCCGCGCTCGAATCGGCAACACCCTCGACTCACTGCGGACTGCTCAGGAGCTTGCCGAGGTGGTCTTCCCCGAATTTGCCGACGCCGTGGCCGTGGACCTGCTCGAGTCCGTCCTTACTGGTGACGCCCCTCTCAGCCCTGTGAGGAGCAGCCTGCCCATGCGGCGGGCTGCCTTCCGAGCGCGCGAAGGGCAGTACGGGGCCTATCCCGTGGGAGCAGCCAGCTACTACGCGTTCCCCACCCCTTACACACAGGCTCTGGCCGACCTGCGTCCGCGTCTGGTGGATCCAGTGAACAAGGCGGGCGCGTGGCTTGCCCACGACCCGGCGCGGGCGGAGTACATCGCCCGGGCCGGCATCCACTCGCTCATCGTCGCCCCGCGTGCACGGGCTGGTCATGGGCCTGGTCAGCTTCTACCGTGA
- a CDS encoding TetR/AcrR family transcriptional regulator yields MSQQQVLPAPEAPAKTLRRDAQRNRDAIVAAAREAFAVQGLGASLEGVARQAGVAIGTLYRHFPSRLALVEELFAAKFAHLLDAAEAAVAMDDAWEGFCYYLERLCELQACDRAFNDLISSRLPTRAVCGQANERSQELSAQLFRNARQQGVLRDDVTPEDLAFVIWSQAGIIQATRTVAPNAWRRHLHLMLDAFRPQGAHELPEPPLTPHQVEQSLSVFECREQESSECHEED; encoded by the coding sequence ATGAGCCAGCAACAGGTCCTCCCCGCGCCCGAGGCTCCGGCCAAAACGCTGCGCCGTGATGCGCAGCGCAATCGGGACGCGATTGTGGCCGCCGCCCGCGAGGCCTTCGCGGTGCAGGGCCTGGGTGCGTCCCTGGAGGGCGTCGCCCGGCAGGCGGGCGTCGCCATCGGAACGCTCTACCGGCACTTCCCTAGCCGGCTCGCCCTGGTCGAAGAGCTCTTCGCCGCGAAGTTCGCCCATCTGCTCGACGCCGCCGAAGCGGCCGTCGCCATGGATGACGCCTGGGAGGGGTTCTGCTATTACCTGGAGAGGCTCTGCGAACTTCAGGCGTGTGACCGCGCTTTTAACGACCTGATTTCCTCCCGGTTGCCCACCCGGGCGGTCTGCGGGCAAGCCAATGAGCGCTCGCAGGAACTGTCCGCTCAGCTCTTCCGCAATGCCCGTCAGCAGGGTGTGCTCCGCGACGACGTCACTCCGGAAGACCTCGCCTTCGTGATCTGGTCCCAGGCAGGCATCATCCAGGCGACCCGCACCGTCGCCCCCAACGCCTGGCGCCGCCACCTCCACCTGATGCTCGACGCGTTCCGCCCCCAGGGGGCCCACGAGCTGCCCGAGCCACCGCTCACTCCGCACCAGGTCGAGCAGTCCCTGTCCGTCTTCGAGTGCCGCGAGCAAGAATCCTCTGAGTGCCACGAGGAGGACTGA
- a CDS encoding DUF4331 family protein, with translation MSNHFTGLSLGPPLGDQRLDLCDLYAFGAPGDPSRTVLILNANPNADALHPDAVYRLNVDNDGDYLTDVAFSWVFGPPAADGSQTYSVFMATGTESRRPEAVGTKIVSDAAVSFGPRADVVDSGDYKVAAGSRSDAFFFDFDGIKDLFDTSGNRNFTAPHLGGKSPWTGVDSNSTANVFSMAIELPTAELAPKTELHIWGRCSVLRDGELVHADRAGHPSMSSFFNTDDTKEEYNAGEPVNDRARWTDQFVHLLGHTGGYSREEAITALDEHGLLPDVLHFDPSKPAAYPNGRTFAEDVIDIRVAFLTKNQAPPTGLTAHTDTLDRFPYLGDPHPATTT, from the coding sequence ATGTCCAACCACTTCACCGGCCTCAGCCTTGGGCCACCACTCGGCGACCAGCGTCTCGATCTGTGCGATCTGTACGCCTTCGGGGCTCCCGGCGATCCGAGCAGGACCGTTCTCATCCTCAACGCCAATCCCAACGCCGATGCCCTGCACCCCGACGCCGTTTACCGCCTGAACGTCGACAACGACGGCGACTACCTGACCGACGTCGCCTTCAGCTGGGTCTTCGGCCCGCCGGCAGCCGACGGCTCGCAGACCTACAGCGTCTTCATGGCAACCGGCACGGAGTCCCGCAGGCCCGAGGCGGTCGGCACCAAGATCGTGTCGGATGCCGCCGTCTCCTTCGGTCCCCGGGCCGACGTGGTCGACAGCGGTGACTACAAGGTGGCCGCCGGCAGCCGCAGCGACGCCTTTTTCTTCGACTTCGACGGAATCAAGGATCTGTTCGACACCAGCGGCAACCGGAATTTCACCGCGCCGCATCTGGGCGGAAAGTCCCCTTGGACCGGCGTCGACTCGAACAGCACGGCCAACGTCTTCTCCATGGCCATCGAACTGCCGACCGCGGAGCTGGCCCCCAAGACCGAGCTGCACATCTGGGGCCGGTGCAGCGTCCTGCGCGACGGCGAACTCGTCCACGCGGACCGGGCCGGGCACCCGTCGATGAGCAGCTTCTTCAACACCGACGACACGAAGGAGGAGTACAACGCCGGCGAGCCGGTCAACGACCGGGCCAGGTGGACGGACCAGTTCGTCCACCTGTTGGGCCACACCGGCGGCTACTCGCGTGAGGAGGCGATCACCGCGCTCGACGAGCACGGCCTGCTGCCGGACGTGCTGCACTTCGACCCGTCCAAGCCTGCCGCGTACCCGAACGGCCGGACATTCGCGGAAGACGTCATCGACATCCGGGTCGCCTTCCTCACCAAGAACCAAGCGCCGCCCACCGGTCTGACTGCGCACACCGACACCCTGGACCGGTTCCCGTACCTCGGCGACCCGCACCCGGCGACCACCACCTGA